The following proteins are encoded in a genomic region of Streptomyces lunaelactis:
- a CDS encoding TetR family transcriptional regulator — MTPEALTPERILEATEDVLRRYGPAKATVVDVARALGVSHGSVYRHFRTKAALREAVTSRWLERSVVELAKITNGHEHPAPVKLRSWLTTLFEAKRHKAGDDPELFATYGVLIEENSGVVEEHIRELVEQVREIIEEGVLARQFAPAEPGSAAQAVFDATSRFHDPAYAPQWQKPSIDDEFAAVLDLLLRGLSA; from the coding sequence ATGACGCCCGAAGCACTGACCCCCGAGCGCATCCTCGAAGCGACCGAGGACGTCCTGCGCCGCTATGGTCCGGCCAAGGCCACCGTCGTCGATGTGGCCCGTGCGCTGGGTGTCAGCCATGGCAGTGTCTACCGCCATTTCCGTACGAAGGCGGCGCTGCGCGAGGCGGTGACCAGTCGCTGGCTGGAGCGGTCGGTCGTGGAGCTTGCGAAGATCACCAACGGCCATGAGCATCCGGCGCCGGTGAAACTGCGGTCCTGGCTGACGACGCTGTTCGAGGCCAAGCGGCACAAGGCCGGTGACGATCCCGAGCTGTTCGCCACGTACGGCGTGCTGATCGAGGAGAACAGCGGCGTCGTCGAGGAGCACATCCGCGAGCTCGTGGAGCAGGTGCGGGAGATCATCGAAGAGGGCGTGCTCGCCCGGCAGTTCGCGCCGGCGGAGCCGGGGTCCGCGGCGCAGGCGGTGTTCGACGCGACGTCCCGCTTCCATGACCCGGCCTATGCGCCCCAGTGGCAGAAGCCGTCGATCGACGACGAGTTCGCCGCCGTACTGGATCTGCTGCTGCGCGGCCTGAGTGCCTGA